From a single Candidatus Binatota bacterium genomic region:
- a CDS encoding MBL fold metallo-hydrolase gives MAVAQANFMVVFHLQVAVDSDNRQSVPSRAGEAGRAKGELDLRLNYKTMPALVPALMPALMMTLLLSSFACGRADDSTDGPRLVASPEGLAQHSAEFEKKIYRVNESVHVAVGYALANAIMIEGDDGVIIVDTTESLETGHEVRQAFRRLVDKPVAAIIYTHNHSDHVLGARAFVDDPDNPPAVYAHSSTEAHINRIINVVRPAIVHRSMQMFGNYLPEDQQVNCGIGPRLHTGHGGGTAALIRPTHTFDDELDVEIAGVRIRLVHAPGETPDQLFVWLPDSRTLLPGDNFYRAFPNLYTIRGTGYRDVMDWVRSLDAMRRYQPEYLVPSHTRPLEGGAHIEEQLRDYRDAIQYVHDQSIRGINKGLTPGELVDFVSLPVHLAENPWLQEYYGTVEWSVRSVFDGYLGWFDGNTATLSPVAPDRRARLMAELASGERTLEQAAQEALDGGDAAWAAELSDQLVRLEPGNEGFRTLKARALEALAAGQVSPNGRYFYLTQAGFLRGEIVPDEGPELNLTDEMFYGFPLADIMSSMAVRLDADKAADVDRVVGFVFPDTEEKFMLHVRRGVVEVQPYFFAEPEVTVTVASTTWKDILVRRRNPVAAFASGDVKVEGGALDLVGFLALFDRA, from the coding sequence ATGGCGGTGGCGCAGGCAAACTTCATGGTGGTGTTTCACTTACAAGTTGCCGTCGACAGTGACAACAGACAAAGTGTTCCGTCACGCGCCGGCGAAGCCGGCCGGGCGAAGGGGGAACTCGACTTGAGACTCAACTACAAGACCATGCCAGCGCTGGTGCCAGCGCTGATGCCAGCGCTGATGATGACACTGCTGCTGTCCTCCTTCGCGTGCGGCCGAGCCGACGACAGCACTGACGGCCCGCGCCTGGTGGCCAGCCCCGAGGGTCTCGCGCAGCACAGCGCCGAATTCGAGAAAAAGATCTACCGGGTCAATGAAAGCGTGCATGTGGCGGTGGGCTACGCGCTGGCCAACGCCATAATGATCGAAGGTGACGACGGCGTCATTATCGTTGACACCACCGAGAGCCTGGAGACCGGGCACGAGGTGCGGCAGGCGTTTCGCCGGCTGGTCGACAAGCCCGTCGCTGCCATCATATATACCCACAACCACAGCGACCACGTGCTGGGGGCGCGCGCCTTCGTGGACGATCCCGACAACCCGCCGGCGGTATACGCGCACAGCAGCACCGAGGCTCATATAAACCGCATCATCAACGTGGTGAGGCCGGCCATCGTGCACCGCAGCATGCAGATGTTCGGAAACTACCTTCCCGAAGACCAGCAGGTGAACTGCGGCATAGGGCCGCGCCTGCACACCGGCCACGGTGGCGGCACCGCGGCCTTGATCAGGCCCACGCATACTTTTGACGACGAGCTCGACGTTGAGATTGCAGGCGTGCGCATCAGGCTCGTGCACGCACCCGGGGAGACGCCCGACCAGTTATTTGTGTGGCTGCCCGACAGCAGGACCCTGCTGCCCGGCGATAATTTCTACCGCGCGTTTCCCAACCTCTACACCATACGCGGCACCGGTTACCGCGATGTCATGGACTGGGTACGCAGCCTCGACGCCATGCGCCGTTACCAGCCCGAGTACCTCGTGCCCAGTCACACTCGGCCACTGGAGGGCGGGGCTCACATAGAAGAGCAACTCAGGGATTACCGCGACGCTATACAGTACGTTCATGACCAGTCGATACGCGGGATCAACAAGGGCCTGACACCCGGAGAACTCGTGGACTTCGTGAGCCTGCCTGTCCACCTCGCCGAGAACCCGTGGCTGCAGGAGTACTATGGCACCGTGGAGTGGTCGGTGCGGTCGGTGTTCGACGGCTACCTCGGCTGGTTTGACGGCAACACGGCCACGCTTTCTCCGGTGGCGCCCGACCGGCGCGCGCGTCTTATGGCCGAACTCGCTTCGGGCGAGCGCACGCTTGAGCAGGCGGCGCAGGAAGCCCTGGATGGGGGTGATGCGGCCTGGGCGGCCGAGCTGAGCGACCAGCTCGTGCGCCTCGAACCCGGCAACGAGGGTTTCAGGACACTCAAAGCCCGTGCCCTCGAAGCGCTGGCGGCGGGCCAGGTGAGCCCCAACGGAAGATATTTTTATCTCACCCAGGCCGGTTTTCTGCGCGGCGAGATCGTCCCCGACGAGGGGCCTGAGCTCAACCTGACCGACGAGATGTTCTACGGCTTTCCGCTCGCCGACATCATGAGCTCGATGGCTGTGCGCCTCGACGCTGACAAGGCGGCCGACGTGGACCGGGTGGTGGGCTTCGTGTTTCCCGACACCGAAGAGAAGTTCATGTTGCACGTCAGGCGCGGGGTCGTCGAGGTGCAGCCCTACTTTTTCGCAGAGCCGGAGGTCACGGTGACGGTCGCGTCGACGACGTGGAAAGACATCCTCGTTCGCCGTCGCAACCCGGTGGCCGCGTTTGCATCCGGCGACGTCAAGGTCGAAGGAGGCGCGTTGGACCTGGTGGGCTTCCTGGCGCTGTTTGACCGGGCCTGA
- a CDS encoding D-tyrosyl-tRNA(Tyr) deacylase yields MKAVIQRVSQARVEVDGSCVGSIDTGFVVLLGVEHADTAEQARTLATRVAGLRVFADENGRMNLDLAQVNGQVLAISQFTLCANEKKSGRRPSFTAAAPPEQAEPIYREFCEALRGHGLTVAEGVFGAMMDVSLVNQGPVTLIL; encoded by the coding sequence ATGAAGGCGGTCATACAGAGGGTGAGCCAAGCGCGGGTCGAGGTAGACGGGAGCTGCGTGGGCAGCATCGATACCGGCTTCGTGGTGCTCCTGGGCGTAGAGCACGCCGACACCGCCGAGCAGGCGCGGACGCTGGCCACCCGCGTGGCCGGCCTGAGAGTATTTGCCGACGAGAACGGCCGCATGAACCTCGATCTCGCCCAGGTCAACGGCCAGGTGCTGGCGATTTCCCAGTTCACCCTCTGCGCTAACGAAAAAAAATCAGGGCGGCGGCCATCGTTTACCGCCGCTGCGCCACCCGAACAGGCCGAGCCGATCTACCGCGAGTTCTGCGAAGCGCTGCGCGGCCACGGATTGACCGTGGCCGAGGGCGTGTTCGGCGCCATGATGGACGTGAGCCTGGTCAACCAGGGCCCGGTCACGCTCATCCTCTGA
- the recR gene encoding recombination protein RecR: MAYTPALERLVKLLARLPGIGEKTASRLAFFVLAADNGYAADLSDAIARVKSDTRFCSLCFGLTEDDPCSICSSPERRHDLVCVVEEPSDLLAIERSHGFDGLYHVLQGSISPLDGRGPEQLRIRELVVRLDGDGVTELVVATNPTVEGEATAVYLARLVKPMGITVSRIAHGIPVGGNLEYTDNVTVSRALEGRREM, encoded by the coding sequence TTGGCCTATACTCCAGCCCTCGAACGCCTGGTCAAGTTGCTCGCGCGCCTGCCCGGCATAGGCGAGAAGACCGCCTCGCGCCTGGCTTTCTTCGTGCTTGCTGCCGACAATGGCTACGCGGCTGATCTTTCTGACGCCATAGCGCGGGTAAAGAGCGACACGCGTTTCTGCTCCCTGTGCTTCGGGCTGACAGAGGATGACCCCTGCTCAATATGCAGCAGCCCCGAGAGGAGGCACGACCTGGTCTGCGTGGTCGAGGAGCCGTCGGACCTGCTGGCGATTGAGCGCAGTCACGGTTTTGACGGACTTTACCACGTGCTGCAGGGGTCGATTTCGCCTCTCGATGGCCGTGGCCCCGAGCAGTTGCGCATTCGCGAACTCGTGGTCCGGCTGGACGGCGACGGGGTAACTGAACTCGTGGTTGCAACCAATCCCACGGTGGAGGGCGAGGCCACGGCCGTGTACCTGGCCCGCCTGGTAAAGCCGATGGGCATAACGGTGAGCCGCATCGCCCACGGCATACCGGTGGGCGGCAACCTGGAGTACACCGACAACGTGACCGTCAGCCGCGCGCTCGAAGGCCGCCGCGAAATGTAG
- a CDS encoding DUF3501 family protein, whose translation MRRVERDEIIDYVSYQEQRDPIRTRVMALKKVRRVHVGEYLTFLFENHDTVLYQVQEMMRVECIVREVDIEHEMMTYNELLGGEGELGCTLLVEIDDAEIRAELLSRWQDLPDHVYVETADGRKLGPVIDERQRDDRRLSTVQYLKFALGRSVPVAVGVGYPAGGITARSELTEDQAQALLTDLGDS comes from the coding sequence ATGAGGCGTGTAGAGCGTGATGAAATAATCGACTACGTCAGTTACCAGGAGCAGCGTGATCCCATACGGACGAGGGTGATGGCGCTCAAGAAGGTCAGGCGCGTGCATGTGGGTGAGTATCTCACCTTCTTGTTCGAGAACCACGACACGGTGCTTTACCAGGTGCAGGAAATGATGCGGGTGGAGTGCATCGTACGCGAGGTCGATATCGAGCACGAGATGATGACTTACAATGAGCTGCTGGGCGGGGAGGGTGAACTCGGCTGCACACTCCTGGTTGAAATCGACGACGCAGAAATCCGTGCCGAGCTGTTGTCACGCTGGCAGGATCTTCCCGACCACGTGTACGTGGAGACCGCCGACGGCAGAAAGCTGGGCCCGGTCATAGACGAGCGGCAACGCGACGACCGCAGACTGTCGACCGTGCAGTACCTCAAGTTTGCCCTGGGCCGCTCGGTCCCGGTGGCCGTTGGTGTTGGCTACCCCGCTGGCGGTATAACCGCGCGCAGCGAGCTGACAGAGGACCAGGCACAGGCCCTGTTGACTGACCTCGGAGACAGCTGA
- a CDS encoding rubrerythrin, with protein sequence MADLKGTGTLDNLKAAFAGESQANRRYLYFAKQADVEGYPVIAGNFRETAEGETGHAHGHLDYIKTVGDPATDLPIGDTASMLAAAVAGETHEYTDMYPGMAKTAREEGFDEIADWFETLAKAEKSHAGRFQALLDEVG encoded by the coding sequence ATGGCAGATTTGAAAGGAACGGGAACACTGGACAACCTCAAGGCGGCTTTTGCCGGTGAGTCGCAGGCAAACAGGCGGTATCTCTACTTCGCCAAGCAGGCCGACGTGGAGGGCTACCCCGTGATCGCGGGAAACTTTCGCGAGACTGCCGAGGGTGAGACCGGCCACGCGCACGGACACCTCGACTACATCAAGACCGTCGGCGACCCGGCCACCGACCTTCCCATAGGCGACACGGCCAGCATGCTGGCCGCTGCCGTGGCAGGCGAGACCCACGAGTACACCGACATGTACCCGGGCATGGCCAAGACGGCGCGCGAAGAGGGCTTCGACGAGATAGCCGACTGGTTCGAGACCCTGGCCAAGGCCGAGAAGTCCCACGCCGGACGCTTCCAGGCCCTGCTTGACGAAGTAGGCTGA
- a CDS encoding enoyl-CoA hydratase (Catalyzes the reversible hydration of unsaturated fatty acyl-CoA to beta-hydroxyacyl-CoA), translating to MKRVLLEKPREHVSVVRFNEPDRMNPMNFAMVEDLYGVLAEVSGDNDCKVVILTGAGAGFCSGMDLDDTGLPPGSDGLPMSRIATLAMDYMAGIVPALKGMRQPVIGAINGPAVGGGFCVALGCDIRVAATSSCFKGAGIINGLTGTELGISWLLPRMVGLSRANEILLTGRKVSAEEAERIGLVSRVVEDGALMDSCLDMAAAICELSTHGVAMTKKVLWSNLETASLDAAIEMESRNQLLVRLTTNNLAEFLKARSEGRKPVYED from the coding sequence ATGAAGCGAGTACTACTGGAAAAGCCCCGCGAGCACGTGAGCGTGGTCAGGTTCAACGAGCCCGACCGCATGAACCCGATGAATTTTGCAATGGTGGAGGACCTATACGGCGTCCTCGCCGAGGTTTCGGGGGACAACGACTGCAAGGTGGTCATACTCACCGGCGCCGGCGCGGGCTTCTGTTCGGGCATGGATCTCGACGACACGGGGCTGCCGCCTGGATCGGACGGCCTGCCGATGTCGCGCATTGCGACCCTGGCCATGGACTACATGGCGGGAATAGTGCCGGCGCTCAAGGGTATGCGGCAGCCGGTGATCGGCGCCATAAACGGCCCGGCCGTTGGCGGGGGGTTCTGCGTGGCGCTGGGCTGCGACATTCGCGTGGCTGCGACGTCGTCCTGTTTCAAGGGTGCGGGCATTATTAACGGGCTCACGGGTACCGAGCTGGGCATAAGCTGGCTGTTGCCGCGCATGGTGGGGTTGTCGAGGGCCAACGAGATACTGCTCACCGGCAGGAAGGTCAGTGCCGAGGAGGCCGAGCGCATCGGGCTGGTGAGCCGGGTGGTAGAAGACGGCGCGTTGATGGACAGCTGCCTCGACATGGCGGCGGCCATCTGCGAGCTGTCGACGCACGGCGTGGCCATGACCAAGAAAGTGCTGTGGTCTAATCTCGAGACCGCGAGTCTCGACGCGGCCATCGAAATGGAAAGTCGCAACCAGCTGTTGGTGCGCCTTACCACCAACAACCTGGCCGAGTTTCTCAAGGCCCGCAGCGAAGGTCGTAAACCCGTCTACGAGGACTGA
- a CDS encoding TIGR03619 family F420-dependent LLM class oxidoreductase, with the protein MKFACATAMNDPLHFVELARAAEGHGFAAVAVSDHLAFPRQLESKYPYTDDGLPWWDQETTPWPDPLVAIAMMAAATETLEFFTNIYVLPARHPVHVAKQLSTLSVMSRDRVALGVGMGWMREEFELADQQFAARGRRADEAIAVIRKLSTGGWQQHHGEFYDFPEITMQPKPPAAPRILVGGTSQRALKRAAENDGWISERQSSEEILASLDWIEQRRRELGKADSPFESWVSPIDAFEPAAISELGKKGVTGILTMPWVLYEGREQVPLDAKLSAFERYAREVIQPVNSD; encoded by the coding sequence ATGAAGTTTGCCTGCGCCACCGCCATGAACGACCCCCTGCACTTCGTCGAACTTGCGCGGGCTGCCGAAGGTCACGGTTTTGCCGCCGTGGCTGTGTCCGACCACCTGGCCTTTCCGCGGCAGCTTGAATCCAAGTATCCCTACACCGATGACGGGCTGCCCTGGTGGGACCAAGAGACAACCCCCTGGCCCGACCCGCTGGTGGCCATCGCCATGATGGCCGCCGCCACCGAGACCCTCGAATTCTTTACCAACATTTACGTCCTGCCTGCCCGCCACCCCGTACACGTGGCAAAACAACTCTCCACGCTGTCGGTAATGAGCCGCGACCGCGTGGCCCTGGGCGTGGGCATGGGTTGGATGCGCGAGGAGTTCGAGCTGGCCGACCAGCAGTTTGCCGCGCGCGGTCGGCGCGCCGACGAAGCCATAGCCGTCATCCGCAAACTTTCGACCGGGGGCTGGCAGCAACACCACGGCGAATTCTACGACTTTCCCGAGATCACCATGCAGCCGAAGCCTCCCGCGGCGCCGAGAATCCTGGTGGGCGGCACTTCGCAGCGGGCCCTGAAACGCGCGGCCGAAAACGACGGTTGGATTTCCGAACGGCAGAGCAGCGAAGAGATTCTCGCCTCGCTCGATTGGATCGAGCAACGGCGGCGTGAGCTGGGCAAGGCCGACTCCCCTTTTGAGTCCTGGGTGTCGCCCATCGATGCCTTTGAACCGGCAGCCATAAGTGAGCTGGGCAAAAAAGGAGTCACCGGCATACTCACCATGCCCTGGGTGCTGTACGAAGGCCGCGAACAGGTCCCGCTCGACGCCAAGCTGTCGGCCTTCGAGCGTTACGCCCGCGAAGTGATACAGCCGGTTAACAGCGACTGA
- a CDS encoding YbaB/EbfC family nucleoid-associated protein: MAELGMLDMMKQARNLQKEMGRMQERAEKQRATADAGGGMVTVTVNGRMQLLELKIEDALAGSGDARMMEDLVLAAVNEALRKVQAALAEEMQKVTGGLNIPGLNIPGLKG; this comes from the coding sequence ATGGCAGAACTCGGAATGCTCGACATGATGAAGCAGGCGCGGAACCTGCAGAAAGAAATGGGTCGCATGCAGGAGCGTGCCGAAAAACAGCGCGCCACTGCCGATGCCGGCGGGGGCATGGTTACGGTGACGGTGAACGGCCGCATGCAACTGCTCGAGCTGAAGATCGAAGACGCGCTGGCGGGTTCGGGCGACGCTCGCATGATGGAGGACCTGGTGCTGGCGGCCGTGAACGAGGCGCTGCGCAAGGTGCAGGCAGCGTTAGCCGAAGAGATGCAGAAAGTAACCGGCGGGCTTAACATTCCCGGCCTCAATATTCCCGGACTCAAGGGCTGA
- a CDS encoding nuclear transport factor 2 family protein, with amino-acid sequence MTVAKLDDIEEIRQLKYRYFRCLDSKDWDGLADCLAQDCSAAYDSGKYSYQGRDAIMEFLSGSLGSSEIVSLHHGHHPEIELTGSDSARGTWYLEDYLVFVEADARLRGAAFYHDEYRRVDGSWKISRTGYVRTFEESNDGSGWKLNSYGDQLK; translated from the coding sequence GTGACGGTGGCAAAGCTCGACGACATCGAAGAGATACGCCAGCTCAAGTACCGCTATTTTCGTTGCCTGGACAGCAAGGATTGGGACGGGTTGGCCGACTGCCTGGCCCAGGACTGCAGCGCGGCTTACGACAGCGGCAAGTACTCCTACCAGGGCCGCGACGCGATAATGGAGTTTCTGAGCGGCTCGTTGGGTAGCAGCGAGATCGTGAGCCTGCACCACGGCCACCATCCCGAAATTGAGCTGACCGGCAGCGACAGCGCGCGCGGCACCTGGTATCTCGAGGATTACCTGGTCTTCGTGGAGGCCGACGCGCGCTTGCGCGGCGCGGCTTTTTACCACGACGAGTATCGCCGGGTTGACGGCTCCTGGAAGATCAGCCGCACCGGCTACGTGCGCACTTTTGAAGAAAGCAACGACGGCTCGGGCTGGAAGCTCAACAGTTACGGCGACCAGCTGAAGTAG
- a CDS encoding SDR family oxidoreductase encodes MARLEGKTALVTGAASGIGAATALAFAREGARVAGLDLAQPDAQAWTEVEVAASAGAARFEIADVTDPDAVSAAVARVADDFGSIDVLVNAAGVGGGGAVHDLAIEEWDRIIDVNLKGTFLVNRAVLPHMMERRSGSVINIASIEGLEGTEGGSAYNASKGGVVLLTKNMAMDYGRMGIRVNAICPGFVRTPLTALLFEQGMEEYLDSFIEHHQLGRIGEPHEIAAGALFLASEDASFVSGHSLVIDGGMTAGHSVGFRSMMGLEPDGEDA; translated from the coding sequence ATGGCGAGACTTGAAGGAAAGACAGCGCTGGTAACCGGTGCAGCCTCTGGCATAGGCGCGGCCACGGCCTTGGCGTTTGCCCGCGAGGGCGCGCGCGTAGCGGGCCTGGACCTGGCCCAGCCCGATGCGCAGGCCTGGACCGAGGTCGAGGTAGCTGCTTCGGCCGGGGCTGCGCGATTTGAAATTGCCGACGTGACCGATCCCGACGCGGTGTCGGCAGCCGTTGCCCGCGTGGCCGACGACTTCGGGTCCATAGACGTGCTGGTAAACGCCGCCGGGGTCGGCGGCGGCGGTGCGGTTCACGATCTCGCTATAGAGGAGTGGGACCGTATCATTGACGTCAACCTCAAGGGCACCTTTCTAGTAAACAGGGCCGTCCTGCCGCACATGATGGAGCGCCGTTCGGGCAGTGTGATAAACATCGCGAGCATCGAGGGACTGGAGGGCACCGAGGGTGGCAGCGCCTACAACGCGAGCAAGGGGGGCGTGGTATTGCTCACCAAGAACATGGCCATGGACTACGGCCGGATGGGTATACGGGTGAACGCAATCTGCCCGGGCTTTGTTCGCACGCCCTTGACGGCACTGCTGTTTGAGCAGGGCATGGAAGAATACCTCGACTCCTTTATCGAGCATCACCAGCTTGGCCGCATTGGGGAGCCCCACGAGATAGCCGCCGGGGCGCTGTTCCTGGCGAGCGAAGACGCGTCGTTCGTGAGCGGTCACTCGCTGGTGATAGACGGCGGCATGACGGCCGGCCACAGCGTGGGCTTTCGGAGCATGATGGGGCTGGAACCCGACGGCGAGGATGCGTGA
- a CDS encoding transcriptional repressor — translation MKGQQATGFAAPQLNVAEVFLAAELSPTVQRRVLYCELRERSDHPDADALFDAVKQRLPDVSLATVYRNLRSFVNAGMATELKVEGSSSRWDGNTERHHHLLCSACGNVSDFFSEELDQLGNSLELDSGFEVQGLDVRVTGLCGDCRAP, via the coding sequence ATGAAAGGTCAACAAGCAACAGGTTTTGCTGCTCCTCAGCTTAATGTGGCCGAAGTTTTTCTGGCCGCCGAATTATCGCCAACCGTGCAGCGCCGGGTCCTCTACTGCGAGCTACGCGAGCGATCGGACCATCCCGACGCTGACGCCTTGTTCGACGCCGTCAAGCAACGGCTTCCCGACGTCTCGCTGGCGACGGTATACCGCAACCTGCGTTCGTTCGTGAATGCGGGCATGGCCACCGAGCTGAAGGTCGAAGGGAGCAGCTCCCGGTGGGACGGTAATACGGAGCGCCATCATCACCTTCTCTGCAGTGCGTGTGGCAACGTCAGTGACTTTTTCAGCGAGGAACTCGACCAGCTTGGTAATTCGCTCGAGCTGGATTCAGGCTTCGAGGTGCAGGGCCTGGATGTTCGCGTAACCGGCCTGTGCGGCGATTGCCGGGCGCCTTAG
- the dnaX gene encoding DNA polymerase III subunit gamma/tau — protein sequence MIAASRLDRCRAAGDAGQPVSAIENRDMAYQVLARRWRPRTFAEVVGQPHVTRTLGAALERDRVGHAFLFTGVRGVGKTTVARLLARALNCSERKGAEPCNQCPPCTQALADASVDVLEIDGASNNSVDDVRAIIEASAYRPAGSRYRVYIIDEVHQLSKGAFNALLKLLEEPPDHVRFIMATTEIQKMPATVLSRCQRYDFRRISMTDMVGHLVHVAEVDKLGVGLDAIELLSREADGSMRDAQSLLEQVVASGEEKMDAAFVSDFLGIAGRDSVAAVVEGILDADCARMVELAALCRDRGYDTSNLLLRVMELLRYVTIAASAGVEAVPRGAGDDYRQLAERLADRRSTLDLHRVFQCLLKTASQLRGSESPELVLEMGLLQVASLEPVAMAAELLESLRDGAEIPRPAAQVKPQSSKAKAEPRKAAPSKATTPMAVSPKDPAPVDAAPPLGTPVAEEAAGQTAPGLESAATAAEGSHGERWEGFLASVQNKAGIDLYVLLTNCEVLQLDTHKLSIKPQLSGHLRRLEEKELRGRVLELARGHFGAELELEVLGLNNESVADSFSVKTLEAGRDSETEARAREDPLVKAAQEILQGRIEKVTRLDQSD from the coding sequence ATGATAGCTGCTTCGAGGCTGGATCGGTGCCGCGCCGCGGGTGACGCGGGGCAGCCGGTTTCAGCGATAGAGAACAGGGATATGGCTTACCAGGTACTTGCAAGAAGATGGCGGCCCAGGACCTTTGCCGAGGTCGTTGGCCAGCCGCACGTTACCCGTACCCTGGGTGCGGCCCTTGAGCGCGACCGAGTGGGACACGCGTTTCTGTTCACGGGTGTGCGTGGCGTGGGTAAGACCACGGTGGCCCGCTTGCTGGCGAGGGCTCTCAACTGTTCCGAACGCAAGGGAGCCGAGCCCTGTAACCAGTGCCCGCCATGTACCCAGGCGCTGGCCGACGCGTCGGTCGACGTCCTCGAGATCGACGGCGCATCCAATAACAGCGTGGACGACGTTCGCGCCATCATCGAGGCGTCGGCCTACCGGCCGGCGGGTTCGCGCTACCGCGTTTACATAATCGACGAGGTACACCAGCTCTCCAAGGGTGCTTTTAACGCATTGCTCAAGCTACTCGAGGAGCCGCCGGATCATGTGCGCTTCATCATGGCCACCACCGAGATCCAGAAGATGCCGGCCACCGTATTATCGCGCTGCCAGCGCTACGACTTCCGGCGCATATCGATGACCGACATGGTAGGGCATCTTGTGCACGTGGCCGAGGTCGACAAACTTGGTGTCGGTCTTGACGCCATTGAGCTCTTGAGCCGCGAGGCCGACGGCAGCATGCGCGATGCCCAGTCGCTGCTGGAACAGGTGGTCGCGTCGGGTGAAGAAAAAATGGACGCGGCCTTCGTGTCTGATTTTCTCGGCATAGCGGGGCGCGACTCGGTGGCCGCAGTTGTCGAAGGCATACTCGACGCTGACTGTGCCCGGATGGTAGAGTTGGCGGCACTTTGCCGCGATCGCGGCTACGATACTTCGAACCTGCTGCTGCGGGTCATGGAGCTGCTGCGCTACGTGACCATAGCGGCCTCGGCCGGTGTCGAGGCCGTGCCCCGCGGAGCCGGCGACGACTATCGACAGCTGGCCGAACGCCTTGCCGACCGGCGCAGCACGCTCGACCTTCACCGCGTGTTCCAGTGCCTGCTCAAGACCGCCTCGCAGTTGCGGGGCTCGGAATCTCCCGAGCTGGTGCTGGAGATGGGCCTGCTGCAGGTGGCCTCGCTCGAGCCGGTGGCCATGGCCGCAGAGCTGCTCGAAAGTCTGCGCGATGGGGCCGAAATCCCGCGGCCTGCAGCCCAGGTTAAGCCGCAAAGCTCGAAGGCTAAAGCTGAACCTCGGAAGGCTGCCCCGTCGAAAGCCACCACTCCAATGGCTGTCAGTCCGAAAGATCCTGCCCCCGTAGATGCGGCGCCCCCACTGGGAACGCCGGTCGCGGAGGAGGCAGCAGGGCAGACGGCGCCCGGGCTAGAGAGCGCCGCGACAGCCGCTGAAGGCAGTCACGGCGAGCGCTGGGAAGGCTTCCTGGCCTCGGTGCAGAACAAGGCAGGCATTGATCTCTACGTGTTGCTCACCAACTGCGAGGTATTGCAGCTCGACACCCACAAGCTCAGCATCAAGCCGCAGCTGTCTGGCCACCTGCGCCGGTTGGAAGAAAAAGAACTCAGGGGCCGGGTCCTCGAGCTGGCCCGGGGACACTTCGGCGCCGAGTTGGAGCTCGAAGTACTGGGCCTCAACAACGAGAGTGTTGCCGATTCCTTTTCTGTCAAGACGCTCGAAGCAGGGCGCGACAGCGAGACCGAGGCGCGAGCCCGCGAGGATCCGTTGGTCAAGGCTGCCCAGGAAATATTGCAGGGGCGCATCGAAAAAGTTACGCGGCTGGATCAGTCAGATTGA